One segment of Desmodus rotundus isolate HL8 chromosome 6, HLdesRot8A.1, whole genome shotgun sequence DNA contains the following:
- the SMIM30 gene encoding small integral membrane protein 30: MTSVSAQLLVLISLLLVLPVVEAVEAGDAIALFLGVVLCITGICACLGVYSRKRNGEV; the protein is encoded by the coding sequence ATGACCTCAGTTTCAGCACAGTTGTTAGTCCTCATTTCACTGCTTTTGGTGCTGCCTGTTGTTGAAGCAGTAGAAGCAGGAGATGCAATCGCTCTCTTTTTAGGTGTGGTTCTCTGCATTACAGGCATTTGTGCTTGTTTGGGGGTATATTCAcgaaagagaaatggagaggtATGA